One Sphingobacteruim zhuxiongii DNA window includes the following coding sequences:
- a CDS encoding glycoside hydrolase family 88 protein codes for MNLNFNKVFASSIALSGAAVLFMNMTPMQENFIDTAFKKAETQYGYLAKEADVLKKFPRTSTKDGQLKGTDEWDWTGGFFPGSLWYLYHQSGNEKTKAEAIKWTEALEKAKDLDQHHDIGFVMYCSYGNAIKYLKDPAKIKEYQDIIVHSSNTALKRFDPKVGLIKSWNEKKAWDGTTLWKYPVIIDNMMNLEMLCYVSDLTGDPKYKQVAISHADKTMKNHFRKDYSTYHVVDYDAKGKAIHKQTNQGYSDNSTWSRGQAWAIYGFTLMYRETKKADYLKTAQQAAKFYINHANLPEDRIPNWDFNVGQAGYKSDVDFSKRALNYVPRDASAAAIVASALIELSTFSKGKDKELFLNFAKQSLETLSRPSYFADYGTNAGFLLKHSVGSLPHNSEVDGPLTYADYYYLEALTRLKELKN; via the coding sequence ATGAACTTAAACTTCAACAAAGTATTTGCGTCTTCCATTGCATTAAGCGGTGCGGCAGTACTTTTCATGAACATGACTCCGATGCAGGAGAACTTTATCGACACTGCATTTAAAAAGGCGGAAACGCAATACGGTTATTTAGCAAAAGAGGCTGATGTATTAAAGAAATTCCCTCGCACTTCAACCAAGGATGGTCAGCTGAAAGGCACTGATGAATGGGATTGGACGGGTGGATTTTTCCCAGGCTCGCTATGGTACCTGTATCACCAATCCGGCAATGAAAAAACCAAAGCCGAAGCGATCAAATGGACTGAAGCATTGGAAAAAGCGAAGGATCTTGATCAACATCATGATATTGGTTTCGTTATGTATTGCTCCTATGGCAATGCGATTAAATACTTAAAAGATCCCGCTAAAATTAAGGAATATCAAGATATCATCGTCCACTCGTCCAACACCGCTTTAAAGCGTTTTGACCCGAAAGTAGGCCTTATTAAATCTTGGAATGAGAAGAAAGCATGGGATGGCACAACGCTTTGGAAATACCCGGTTATCATTGACAATATGATGAATTTGGAAATGCTTTGCTATGTTTCAGACTTAACGGGTGATCCGAAATACAAGCAAGTAGCGATTTCGCATGCCGATAAAACGATGAAAAACCATTTCCGTAAAGACTACTCGACTTACCATGTGGTGGATTACGATGCTAAGGGAAAAGCAATTCATAAGCAAACCAATCAAGGATATTCGGATAATTCTACTTGGTCAAGAGGACAAGCATGGGCAATCTACGGGTTTACGCTGATGTATCGAGAAACCAAGAAAGCGGACTATTTAAAAACAGCACAACAAGCAGCAAAGTTCTATATCAATCATGCAAACCTACCTGAAGATCGAATCCCGAATTGGGATTTCAATGTGGGACAAGCAGGTTATAAATCGGACGTAGATTTCTCAAAAAGAGCCTTAAATTATGTCCCTAGAGATGCTTCGGCGGCCGCTATAGTTGCCTCTGCCTTAATCGAATTATCTACATTTTCTAAAGGAAAAGATAAAGAACTATTTTTAAACTTTGCGAAACAGAGTCTGGAGACTTTATCGAGACCGAGTTATTTTGCTGATTATGGTACAAACGCAGGATTTCTATTAAAGCATAGCGTCGGCAGCCTACCTCACAATTCGGAAGTCGATGGACCACTCACCTACGCAGACTACTACTATTTAGAAGCTTTAACACGTCTGAAAGAACTAAAAAACTAA
- a CDS encoding DUF2264 domain-containing protein, with protein sequence MKRRTWIQQAGLLLSGLGTSQSASSMLADSPSLKPKIAMDDRKYWVSIISKMAAPILDNISRGTLQKNMPMIVSKSNDGRNPKVGYLEAFGRLLAGMAPMLALPADHSEEGRIRAKFLKQAQLGIQHAVDPSSADYFAWRDKSKQTLVDAAHLALAFLRAPKALWEPLPDKTKKQVIEEFKYIRWIKPNESNWLLFASMTETFLYVIGEVPLRERIDYAIEKFDKDWYVGDGWYSDGDRFSFDHYNGYVIQCMLVETLRHQLSAGSKYQELFDRAYKRMQRYAHHLERMISPEGYFPVVGRSSTYRNAAFQPLAAVALDRKLPEDLKPGQVRAALTAVLKNIYKHDLYDQYSWLVLGFTSADQGNLADSYTNVGSLYEASLSFIALGLPADDVFWTSPAEPWTSQKAFSGKEFPRDYYVTY encoded by the coding sequence ATGAAAAGAAGAACATGGATCCAGCAGGCAGGCTTACTACTGAGCGGCTTAGGTACGAGCCAATCCGCTAGCAGTATGCTGGCAGATTCCCCTTCCCTCAAGCCAAAAATCGCTATGGACGACCGCAAGTATTGGGTGAGCATTATCTCTAAAATGGCTGCGCCCATCTTGGACAATATCAGCCGGGGTACCTTGCAGAAAAACATGCCGATGATCGTTAGCAAATCGAACGATGGCCGCAACCCTAAGGTCGGCTATTTAGAAGCATTTGGACGACTTCTAGCCGGCATGGCACCGATGCTTGCCCTACCAGCAGATCATAGCGAGGAAGGCCGCATTCGGGCGAAATTCCTAAAGCAAGCTCAGCTCGGTATACAGCATGCTGTTGACCCATCTTCTGCCGACTATTTTGCATGGCGCGATAAATCAAAGCAAACATTAGTAGATGCTGCACATTTGGCTTTAGCCTTTCTGCGCGCGCCAAAAGCATTATGGGAACCGTTACCTGATAAAACTAAAAAGCAAGTCATCGAAGAGTTTAAATACATTCGCTGGATTAAGCCTAATGAAAGCAACTGGCTACTTTTTGCATCGATGACGGAAACATTTCTCTATGTAATTGGTGAAGTACCACTTCGAGAACGCATCGATTATGCGATTGAAAAATTCGATAAAGACTGGTATGTGGGCGATGGTTGGTATAGTGATGGGGATCGATTCAGTTTTGACCATTACAATGGCTACGTCATTCAATGTATGTTGGTTGAAACACTTCGGCATCAGCTTTCCGCCGGTTCGAAATACCAAGAATTGTTTGACCGTGCCTACAAACGCATGCAGCGCTATGCGCATCATTTAGAGCGGATGATTTCTCCGGAGGGTTATTTTCCGGTTGTTGGTCGCAGTTCCACTTACCGCAATGCGGCGTTTCAACCTTTAGCGGCCGTTGCACTGGATCGTAAACTCCCGGAGGATTTAAAACCCGGTCAGGTTCGCGCGGCATTAACCGCCGTATTGAAGAACATTTATAAACATGACCTGTATGATCAATATAGCTGGCTCGTATTAGGGTTTACCTCCGCAGATCAAGGAAATCTAGCGGATTCCTATACAAATGTTGGCTCCCTTTACGAAGCGTCCCTATCCTTTATTGCGTTAGGTTTACCGGCCGATGATGTGTTCTGGACTAGTCCAGCGGAGCCATGGACATCACAAAAAGCATTCTCCGGAAAAGAATTTCCAAGAGATTATTATGTAACTTATTAA
- a CDS encoding heparinase II/III family protein, translating into MKKIINLITLLIISIPTLLGANTVREKDIITGRFKETDIKSSLLSNQQWVPYPAYTDRAGWQKLTAPFYDNIIAQGEKYLDYQWQVVKATDYLAYERNGSRVIMEKPMNENAVALSNLFFAELAEGKGRFLDQIINGVWYFSEMSTWSLSAHVPAYQSTKRSLPQTGTHVVDLMAGDMGSFLSWIHYFFQAEMDKVNPEIAARLKDNIQARVIDPYMTRTDMWWQAFELTPKQIVNNWNPWCNFNVLTSILLIEDNPEQKIAGIYKTMRSVDKYINYMKADGACDEGPSYWGHAAAKLYDYLEILALATGNKVNLFDQPMIKDMGEYISQSYIGGDNWVVNFADASAKYSGEPLLIYRYGTAVKSTEMQSFAKYLWDAKSTKLSFSRDAFRSLENLRTIHEIDGATAALPSNPYKWYPETEFLYIREKGFFLGAKGGFNNESHNHNDLGNFILYLDEQPVFIDAGVGTYNKKTFSPQRYDIWTMQSAYHNVPQINGIDQEDGGQFRTKNTKFDAKKGVFQTDIAGAYPKEAQVNSWIRTYTAKNRSLQITDQFEINNPSKPNVITFMLAEEPRLENGKILLNNNKHTMTYDSKTFDASVEVLNQDDNRLSSVWGEKIYRLRLTAKATPSKGKYSFTIK; encoded by the coding sequence ATGAAAAAGATCATCAATTTAATCACCTTATTAATCATCAGTATTCCCACCTTGCTAGGTGCGAATACTGTTCGCGAGAAAGATATAATCACCGGAAGATTTAAAGAAACCGACATTAAATCCAGTTTACTCAGCAATCAGCAATGGGTTCCCTATCCTGCATATACTGATCGTGCGGGTTGGCAAAAACTCACGGCACCTTTTTACGACAACATTATCGCGCAAGGTGAAAAATACCTGGACTACCAATGGCAAGTGGTCAAAGCAACAGATTATCTAGCATATGAACGCAATGGTTCTCGTGTGATCATGGAAAAGCCGATGAACGAAAACGCGGTGGCATTGAGTAATTTATTCTTTGCTGAACTAGCTGAAGGCAAAGGCCGCTTCCTCGATCAAATTATCAATGGCGTTTGGTATTTCTCCGAAATGAGCACTTGGTCTCTATCGGCACACGTTCCTGCATATCAATCAACAAAACGGAGCTTGCCGCAAACTGGCACCCACGTCGTTGATTTAATGGCGGGTGATATGGGATCTTTTCTTTCTTGGATTCACTATTTCTTTCAAGCGGAAATGGACAAGGTAAATCCCGAGATTGCAGCACGTTTAAAGGATAATATTCAGGCTCGTGTGATTGACCCCTATATGACACGTACCGATATGTGGTGGCAAGCATTTGAACTGACACCTAAGCAAATCGTTAACAACTGGAATCCATGGTGTAATTTCAACGTGTTAACCAGCATACTGCTTATCGAGGATAATCCTGAGCAAAAGATTGCAGGAATCTACAAAACGATGCGATCGGTGGATAAATACATCAATTATATGAAGGCGGATGGCGCCTGTGATGAAGGACCTTCCTATTGGGGACATGCCGCAGCAAAACTTTATGATTATTTGGAAATTCTAGCCCTTGCTACGGGCAATAAGGTCAATCTATTCGACCAACCTATGATTAAGGATATGGGCGAATACATCTCTCAATCCTACATTGGCGGAGATAATTGGGTAGTAAATTTCGCCGATGCCTCTGCAAAATATAGCGGCGAGCCCTTATTGATCTACCGCTATGGTACGGCCGTAAAGAGTACAGAAATGCAGTCTTTTGCCAAATACCTTTGGGATGCTAAGTCGACGAAGTTATCTTTTAGCAGAGATGCTTTCCGTAGCTTAGAGAACCTGCGCACGATACATGAGATTGATGGCGCAACTGCTGCCTTACCGAGCAACCCTTACAAATGGTACCCGGAGACGGAATTCCTTTACATCCGAGAAAAAGGCTTCTTCTTAGGCGCTAAAGGAGGATTCAACAACGAAAGCCACAATCACAACGACTTGGGTAATTTTATACTTTACCTAGATGAGCAACCGGTGTTTATTGACGCAGGTGTTGGAACATATAACAAGAAAACGTTTTCTCCTCAGCGCTATGATATTTGGACAATGCAGAGTGCCTACCATAATGTTCCGCAAATTAATGGTATCGATCAAGAGGATGGTGGTCAATTCAGAACTAAGAATACAAAGTTTGACGCCAAGAAAGGCGTGTTTCAAACTGATATTGCTGGCGCCTATCCGAAGGAAGCACAGGTTAATTCTTGGATAAGAACTTACACCGCTAAAAATAGGTCGCTGCAAATAACAGATCAATTTGAGATCAATAATCCATCAAAACCAAATGTGATTACCTTCATGTTAGCAGAAGAACCTCGTTTAGAAAACGGAAAGATTCTATTGAATAATAATAAACATACAATGACTTATGATTCAAAGACATTTGACGCATCAGTTGAAGTATTGAATCAAGATGATAATCGATTGAGCAGCGTTTGGGGTGAAAAGATCTACCGCCTACGTTTAACTGCGAAAGCCACGCCATCGAAGGGCAAATACAGCTTTACAATAAAATAA
- a CDS encoding RagB/SusD family nutrient uptake outer membrane protein: MKKLSLLYIAVSISLSSCYKLDTVPYSQVSANTFWQNEDQALAGVLGVYNDLKKENTFGLQFSYDVLTDVGLGYDPPGLGEIISGTFTDRSGIITGRWKSGYDLIQRANHAIAQIQKMNIDESKKNIMIGEAKFLRALMYFQLSNLFGGLPIYDESVDLNTEFATLMKERSSLTDVQNFIIADLNFAVQNLPVSYDAKHYGRATKGAAYALRGKVNLYMKKWTDAIKDFDEIVNNKTNNYAYSLSSNYASLFKQEGDASPEMIFSIQNLGGTGFPYGMPMAFYLGSRSTFGSCWNSVMPSTRFADSFENKDGSPFNWDDYYPNYNNSNDAKKTAMMATHTNGTFTHVPDTSKIRSIYANRDPRLAQSLIVPYSDYLGWNANQERNMKLVLATGVNENFGQIRNNRGWLTYMWRKFVPEGNLKGALTDRAHTPINFPIIRYADVLLMLAEAYNENGELAKAVAELNKVRTRSSMPGLNSGAAFLAVSNKVDMQKRISHERKVELSVEGHRYFDLKRWNQLESVSNAFIEKSIVGDNLVTRGYQSRHKIWPIPGQEIEMNAALTQNEGW; the protein is encoded by the coding sequence ATGAAAAAGTTATCACTATTATATATTGCTGTAAGTATTAGTTTAAGCTCCTGCTACAAGCTAGATACAGTGCCTTATAGCCAAGTTAGCGCCAATACTTTTTGGCAAAATGAAGATCAAGCTTTAGCTGGCGTTCTTGGTGTCTACAATGATTTGAAAAAAGAAAACACATTCGGACTACAATTTTCGTACGACGTATTGACGGATGTAGGACTAGGCTACGATCCTCCGGGCTTAGGTGAGATTATTTCCGGAACCTTTACCGATCGCTCGGGAATTATTACTGGCCGCTGGAAGAGTGGTTATGATCTGATTCAACGTGCGAATCACGCGATCGCGCAGATTCAAAAAATGAATATCGATGAATCCAAGAAAAACATCATGATCGGCGAAGCGAAGTTCCTGCGCGCATTAATGTATTTCCAACTCAGTAATTTATTTGGCGGACTTCCAATTTATGACGAATCCGTTGATCTGAATACGGAGTTTGCTACCTTGATGAAGGAACGCTCCTCTTTAACTGATGTACAGAATTTCATTATTGCAGATCTAAATTTTGCGGTACAAAACCTTCCTGTTAGCTATGATGCGAAGCATTACGGTCGCGCGACAAAAGGTGCAGCCTATGCATTACGCGGAAAAGTAAATCTGTATATGAAAAAATGGACGGATGCCATTAAGGATTTTGATGAAATTGTAAATAACAAAACGAACAATTACGCTTATAGTTTGAGCAGTAATTATGCCTCCTTATTTAAGCAAGAAGGAGATGCGAGTCCTGAGATGATTTTTTCAATTCAAAATTTAGGAGGTACAGGATTTCCTTATGGTATGCCTATGGCCTTTTATTTAGGATCAAGATCTACATTCGGTAGTTGTTGGAATAGTGTGATGCCAAGTACACGCTTTGCAGATAGCTTCGAAAACAAAGATGGTTCGCCATTTAATTGGGATGATTATTACCCGAACTACAACAATAGCAACGACGCTAAGAAAACAGCAATGATGGCAACCCATACGAATGGCACCTTTACGCATGTACCAGACACCAGTAAAATTCGTTCTATATATGCCAATCGTGATCCTCGTCTCGCTCAAAGTCTTATTGTGCCCTACTCGGATTATCTGGGATGGAATGCCAATCAGGAGCGCAATATGAAACTGGTATTAGCAACTGGAGTTAACGAAAACTTCGGTCAGATTCGAAACAACAGAGGCTGGCTAACGTATATGTGGCGCAAGTTTGTACCGGAGGGTAATTTAAAAGGAGCGCTAACCGATCGCGCGCACACGCCGATTAACTTTCCGATTATCCGTTATGCAGATGTCTTATTGATGCTGGCAGAAGCATACAATGAAAACGGTGAACTTGCAAAAGCTGTTGCAGAATTAAACAAAGTAAGAACACGCTCTAGCATGCCTGGACTAAACTCTGGTGCGGCATTTCTGGCAGTTAGTAATAAAGTAGATATGCAGAAACGCATATCGCATGAGCGAAAAGTGGAGCTTTCTGTTGAAGGACATCGCTATTTTGATTTGAAACGTTGGAATCAGCTAGAATCAGTATCTAATGCCTTTATTGAGAAAAGCATAGTTGGTGATAATTTAGTTACGCGTGGCTATCAAAGTCGCCATAAGATATGGCCAATACCAGGACAGGAGATTGAAATGAATGCGGCTTTAACACAAAATGAGGGCTGGTAA